CCATCGGTTCATTATACAAGGTTTATGACATTCCCATACTTTTAATAATTAGCCACAGAGGGGATTTAAAAGAAAAAATCCCTGCACAAATTCCTATGGGTCAATGGACAAAGAAACTTTTAGATGTTCTTAATATTCCATATTATTGTCCAAAAACACCAGAGGAGGCATATAAAATAATACCTTATGCCTCTAATTTATCTATTAAAATGGACTATCCCGTGGCAGTTTTGTTTGATGCTTTGTATTGGGAGTATGATGCATTATAAATGTTTTGTTGTTATCCAATAATATAAATAATTAACTATATAAATGTATGGTGTTGTATATGGTAAAGATAAAAATCTGTGGAATAACAAATAAAGAAGATATGGCCTATATTTCCCAAAAAGTGCATGCTGTTGGAATGATTATCGATGTACCGGTTGAAACCCCAAGAAAAATAACATTAAAAAAAGCGGTAGAGTTAAAAAAATACGTATATCCATTAACTTCAATTGTCGCTGTTATAATGCCAAAAGATATTGAAGAAGTTTTGAAGGTTGAGAATTCATTAAAACCAAATGCCATTCAATTACATGGAAATGAAGATATTGAATTTTTGAAGAGATTAAATGATTTAAGGGAAGATGGAAAAATAAACTCAAATCTAATAAAGGTTTTGCATATTCCAAAGGAAGATGCAAATTTGAGTGAGTTAATAAAAACTGCAAAGGAATATGAAAAATACTGCGATGCCTTATTGGTTGATACAAAAATAGAAAAAATAAAAATTAAAGGAAAAACTCACAACTGGAAAATCTCAAAAACCATAAGAAAAAGCATA
This genomic window from Methanotorris formicicus Mc-S-70 contains:
- the comD gene encoding sulfopyruvate decarboxylase subunit alpha, which produces MKGSESIYKAIKESGIDFIASVPCANLKNLLNLIYNDEEIIHVPVTREEEGFGVCAGAHLSGKKTALLMQNSGLGNSINAIGSLYKVYDIPILLIISHRGDLKEKIPAQIPMGQWTKKLLDVLNIPYYCPKTPEEAYKIIPYASNLSIKMDYPVAVLFDALYWEYDAL
- a CDS encoding phosphoribosylanthranilate isomerase, producing MVKIKICGITNKEDMAYISQKVHAVGMIIDVPVETPRKITLKKAVELKKYVYPLTSIVAVIMPKDIEEVLKVENSLKPNAIQLHGNEDIEFLKRLNDLREDGKINSNLIKVLHIPKEDANLSELIKTAKEYEKYCDALLVDTKIEKIKIKGKTHNWKISKTIRKSIKKPLILAGGLNKDNVKNAIEVVKPYAIDVSSSLESEKGKKDFKKVDEFLSSL